A genomic segment from Gammaproteobacteria bacterium encodes:
- a CDS encoding DUF3135 domain-containing protein produces the protein MKTATEFDFDRWMALAKQDPEAFEQQRVEFLQKFIDGLPERAKQRLQRVQWRVDMERKRCKNPMESTVRIYDMMWGSLSQTHDELCNLVAMVDPESEFARIVPTPPKAKVLPFVASTGTEN, from the coding sequence ATGAAAACAGCAACTGAATTTGATTTTGACCGCTGGATGGCGTTGGCTAAGCAGGACCCTGAGGCGTTTGAACAACAGCGTGTAGAATTTCTGCAAAAATTTATCGACGGGTTACCTGAGAGAGCCAAGCAGCGTTTGCAGCGCGTGCAGTGGCGGGTGGACATGGAGCGCAAGCGCTGCAAAAACCCGATGGAATCCACCGTTCGTATTTACGACATGATGTGGGGTTCTCTGTCCCAGACGCACGATGAGTTGTGCAATCTAGTAGCGATGGTAGACCCTGAATCCGAATTTGCCCGTATTGTGCCGACCCCGCCCAAGGCCAAAGTGCTGCCGTTTGTCGCATCGACCGGCACCGAAAACTAA
- a CDS encoding bifunctional aldolase/short-chain dehydrogenase, translating to MKSLWNDAEAASYGDDLGLRVYTSRLLGRDHTLVLHGGGNTSVKITEKNIFGEDEEILYVKGSGWDLETIDRPGFAPVKLQHLIRLAELPSLSDPDMVTQLKANMTNPGAPTPSVEAILHATLPYKFVDHTHADAIVTITNTKDGEARIRQIYGDSVVIIPYIMPGFDLARDCAKRFAKEAGPQTKGMVLLNHGIFSFADTARESYERMIELVGMAEAYLQKQNAWDLQHEPPVVSVEPQREVLASMRQQLSKVVGAPMILSVARRANCDAFAHHPQVASISQQGPATPDHVIRTKQKPLLGRDIAGYAQRYQQYFDTHAPRARDKKTILDKAPRVILDKELGMLAAARSAKDAAIIKDIYSHTVDIILRAEKLGGYRALSDQDIFDMEYWDLEQAKLKGGGKAPMFTGEVALVTGAASGIGKAAVEAMLARGAAVIALDVSAGVADLFKRADYYGVVCDVSDEDQVKNAIELGVRRFGGIDMLVLNAGLFPGGCRVDKMDLALWHKVMAVNLDANVTFLRECYPLLKLSPNRGRVVVIGSKNVPAPGPGAAAYSASKAALTQLMRVTALEWGGDGIRLNMLHPDAVFDTGIWSEDILAARAKHYGLSVDEYKTKNVLKTTISSRDVAELAAEMCGPLFAKTTAAQLPIDGGNDRVI from the coding sequence ATGAAAAGCTTGTGGAATGATGCGGAAGCGGCCAGTTACGGCGATGATTTGGGCTTGCGGGTTTATACCTCCCGTTTGTTAGGGCGAGATCATACGCTGGTGCTTCATGGTGGTGGAAATACCTCGGTCAAAATCACTGAGAAAAATATTTTTGGTGAAGATGAAGAAATTCTCTACGTCAAAGGCAGTGGCTGGGATCTGGAAACCATCGATCGTCCTGGTTTTGCGCCGGTCAAACTGCAGCATCTGATTCGACTGGCTGAATTGCCCAGCCTGAGTGACCCGGACATGGTGACACAGCTCAAGGCCAACATGACTAACCCCGGTGCACCCACTCCCTCGGTTGAAGCCATTTTGCACGCGACCTTGCCGTACAAATTCGTTGATCACACCCACGCCGATGCGATCGTGACCATCACCAACACCAAGGATGGCGAAGCGCGCATTCGCCAGATTTACGGTGACAGTGTGGTGATCATTCCCTACATCATGCCCGGCTTTGATCTGGCGCGTGATTGTGCCAAACGTTTTGCCAAAGAGGCTGGTCCGCAGACCAAGGGAATGGTGCTGCTCAATCACGGTATTTTTTCGTTTGCAGACACCGCGCGTGAATCCTACGAACGCATGATCGAACTGGTGGGTATGGCGGAAGCCTATCTGCAAAAACAAAATGCCTGGGATTTGCAGCACGAGCCGCCGGTGGTTTCTGTTGAGCCACAACGCGAAGTGTTGGCCAGCATGCGCCAGCAATTGTCAAAGGTTGTCGGTGCGCCGATGATTTTGTCCGTCGCTCGTCGCGCCAATTGCGATGCGTTTGCGCATCATCCGCAAGTCGCCAGCATTTCCCAGCAAGGTCCGGCGACACCTGATCACGTTATTCGGACCAAACAAAAACCATTGCTGGGTCGCGATATTGCCGGTTATGCGCAACGCTACCAGCAATATTTTGATACCCATGCGCCACGTGCCCGTGACAAGAAAACCATTTTGGATAAAGCGCCGCGGGTGATTCTCGACAAGGAATTGGGCATGTTGGCCGCAGCAAGAAGTGCCAAGGATGCGGCCATCATCAAAGACATTTATTCGCACACCGTGGACATTATCCTGCGCGCAGAAAAACTCGGCGGTTACCGGGCGTTATCGGACCAGGATATTTTCGACATGGAATACTGGGATCTGGAACAGGCCAAGCTCAAAGGTGGCGGCAAAGCGCCCATGTTTACCGGTGAAGTGGCGCTGGTGACCGGTGCAGCATCGGGCATAGGCAAGGCAGCGGTAGAGGCCATGCTGGCGCGTGGCGCGGCGGTGATTGCGCTGGATGTCAGTGCAGGCGTGGCTGATTTGTTCAAGCGTGCAGACTATTACGGCGTGGTGTGCGATGTTTCCGACGAAGATCAGGTGAAAAACGCTATCGAATTGGGCGTGCGTCGCTTTGGCGGTATCGACATGCTGGTGCTGAATGCCGGTTTGTTCCCTGGCGGTTGTCGTGTGGACAAAATGGATCTGGCATTGTGGCACAAAGTGATGGCAGTGAATCTGGATGCCAATGTCACTTTCCTGCGTGAATGCTATCCGCTGCTCAAGTTGTCACCCAACCGTGGTCGTGTTGTTGTGATTGGCTCGAAGAACGTACCTGCCCCCGGTCCCGGTGCGGCAGCGTACTCTGCCTCCAAGGCGGCGTTGACACAATTGATGCGGGTAACCGCGCTGGAATGGGGCGGCGATGGCATTCGCCTTAACATGCTGCATCCCGATGCAGTGTTCGATACCGGCATCTGGAGTGAAGATATTTTAGCTGCACGGGCTAAACACTATGGTTTAAGTGTCGATGAATACAAGACCAAGAATGTGTTGAAAACAACCATCAGCAGCCGCGATGTGGCCGAATTGGCTGCCGAGATGTGCGGTCCGCTGTTTGCCAAGACCACCGCAGCACAGCTTCCCATTGATGGGGGGAATGACCGCGTTATCTAA